In Papaver somniferum cultivar HN1 chromosome 1, ASM357369v1, whole genome shotgun sequence, a genomic segment contains:
- the LOC113313800 gene encoding probable purine permease 4 isoform X1 translates to MDPNPPPPPDCNMVIINKNDGGINIMQHQEEDYQEDHHSSSSMSVNTETALFVTESTTDQPKATSLGNINDNIKNSCRRDLRYWILLVITYAALVVGSVSSSLLSRFYFIHGGSSRWVSVQSAGFTILLIPMLFNKDHNKPWPFSSFTLKLLLISIGIGLMLGVNNLLFSWGVSYLPVSTASLLLSTQLAFNLILSVIIVKQKVTFKNLNCVVLLTLSSVLLALTHSHDRPEGVSQKQYFLGFFSILGAGLLFALYLPLVDMIYSRNVKSYQLVMEMQFVTELAATVLATVGMLADGGFGEMKRESVSGFNLGTASYWLTIGFTIFCWQFTFMGTAGLVFLTTSLNSGICMTAILSMNVVGGVLAYGDSFGGAKAISTVLCVWGFSSYLYGEYIKMKDCKKKSLLEEEDGDIGEENRIEMKPMNHNQDSRNCFN, encoded by the coding sequence atggatcccaacccaccaccaccaccagactgTAATATGGTCATCATCAACAAGAATGACGGAGGAATAAATATCatgcaacaccaagaggaggactATCAAGAAGATCACCACTCTTCATCATCAATGAGCGTTAATACCGAAACTGCTCTGTTTGTCACTGAATCTACAACAGATCAACCCAAAGCAACATCACTAGGTAATATAAATGATAACATCAAAAACAGTTGTAGACGAGATCTTCGTTACTGGATTCTACTAGTGATCACTTACGCAGCCCTTGTGGTGGGTTCAGTCTCATCGAGTTTACTTTCAAGGTTTTATTTCATCCATGGTGGTTCAAGCAGATGGGTTTCGGTTCAATCTGCTGGTTTTACTATCCTCCTCATCCCCATGCTATTCAACAAGGATCATAACAAACCATGGCCCTTTTCAAGCTTCACTCTTAAACTGTTGTTAATATCAATAGGCATAGGTCTTATGCTTGGGGTTAATAATTTGTTATTCTCATGGGGCGTATCTTATCTTCCTGTTTCAACTGCATCTCTTCTGCTGTCAACTCAATTAGCTTTCAATCTTATCCTCTCCGTAATCATCGTCAAACAAAAAGTAACCTTCAAAAACCTAAACTGCGTGGTTCTGCTAACCCTAAGTTCAGTGTTATTGGCTTTGACACACAGTCACGATAGGCCCGAGGGTGTCTCTCAAAAGCAATACTTTTTGGGATTCTTTTCTATTCTGGGTGCGGGTTTGCTGTTCGCTCTGTACCTACCGCTTGTCGATATGATTTACAGCAGAAACGTCAAGAGTTATCAGTTAGTGATGGAAATGCAGTTTGTTACGGAATTGGCAGCGACGGTGCTGGCGACGGTTGGGATGTTGGCGGATGGTGGATTTGGGGAGATGAAAAGAGAGAGCGTGAGCGGTTTCAATCTCGGTACAGCTAGTTACTGGCTGACGATTGGGTTCACGatattttgttggcaatttaCTTTCATGGGTACGGCGGGGTTAGTGTTCCTTACGACGTCACTGAACAGTGGGATATGCATGACGGCGATACTATCGATGAACGTGGTTGGTGGAGTATTGGCTTATGGCGATTCGTTTGGTGGGGCCAAGGCGATTTCTACAGTGCTGTGTGTTTGGGGGTTTTCTTCTTATCTCTATGGTGAATACATTAAGATGAAGGACTGTAAAAAGAAATCAttactagaagaagaagatggtgataTAGGGGAAGAAAATAGAATCGAAATGAAGCCGATGAATCATAATCAAGATTCACGTAACTGTTTTAATTGA
- the LOC113313800 gene encoding probable purine permease 4 isoform X2, with protein MVIINKNDGGINIMQHQEEDYQEDHHSSSSMSVNTETALFVTESTTDQPKATSLGNINDNIKNSCRRDLRYWILLVITYAALVVGSVSSSLLSRFYFIHGGSSRWVSVQSAGFTILLIPMLFNKDHNKPWPFSSFTLKLLLISIGIGLMLGVNNLLFSWGVSYLPVSTASLLLSTQLAFNLILSVIIVKQKVTFKNLNCVVLLTLSSVLLALTHSHDRPEGVSQKQYFLGFFSILGAGLLFALYLPLVDMIYSRNVKSYQLVMEMQFVTELAATVLATVGMLADGGFGEMKRESVSGFNLGTASYWLTIGFTIFCWQFTFMGTAGLVFLTTSLNSGICMTAILSMNVVGGVLAYGDSFGGAKAISTVLCVWGFSSYLYGEYIKMKDCKKKSLLEEEDGDIGEENRIEMKPMNHNQDSRNCFN; from the coding sequence ATGGTCATCATCAACAAGAATGACGGAGGAATAAATATCatgcaacaccaagaggaggactATCAAGAAGATCACCACTCTTCATCATCAATGAGCGTTAATACCGAAACTGCTCTGTTTGTCACTGAATCTACAACAGATCAACCCAAAGCAACATCACTAGGTAATATAAATGATAACATCAAAAACAGTTGTAGACGAGATCTTCGTTACTGGATTCTACTAGTGATCACTTACGCAGCCCTTGTGGTGGGTTCAGTCTCATCGAGTTTACTTTCAAGGTTTTATTTCATCCATGGTGGTTCAAGCAGATGGGTTTCGGTTCAATCTGCTGGTTTTACTATCCTCCTCATCCCCATGCTATTCAACAAGGATCATAACAAACCATGGCCCTTTTCAAGCTTCACTCTTAAACTGTTGTTAATATCAATAGGCATAGGTCTTATGCTTGGGGTTAATAATTTGTTATTCTCATGGGGCGTATCTTATCTTCCTGTTTCAACTGCATCTCTTCTGCTGTCAACTCAATTAGCTTTCAATCTTATCCTCTCCGTAATCATCGTCAAACAAAAAGTAACCTTCAAAAACCTAAACTGCGTGGTTCTGCTAACCCTAAGTTCAGTGTTATTGGCTTTGACACACAGTCACGATAGGCCCGAGGGTGTCTCTCAAAAGCAATACTTTTTGGGATTCTTTTCTATTCTGGGTGCGGGTTTGCTGTTCGCTCTGTACCTACCGCTTGTCGATATGATTTACAGCAGAAACGTCAAGAGTTATCAGTTAGTGATGGAAATGCAGTTTGTTACGGAATTGGCAGCGACGGTGCTGGCGACGGTTGGGATGTTGGCGGATGGTGGATTTGGGGAGATGAAAAGAGAGAGCGTGAGCGGTTTCAATCTCGGTACAGCTAGTTACTGGCTGACGATTGGGTTCACGatattttgttggcaatttaCTTTCATGGGTACGGCGGGGTTAGTGTTCCTTACGACGTCACTGAACAGTGGGATATGCATGACGGCGATACTATCGATGAACGTGGTTGGTGGAGTATTGGCTTATGGCGATTCGTTTGGTGGGGCCAAGGCGATTTCTACAGTGCTGTGTGTTTGGGGGTTTTCTTCTTATCTCTATGGTGAATACATTAAGATGAAGGACTGTAAAAAGAAATCAttactagaagaagaagatggtgataTAGGGGAAGAAAATAGAATCGAAATGAAGCCGATGAATCATAATCAAGATTCACGTAACTGTTTTAATTGA
- the LOC113313811 gene encoding uncharacterized protein LOC113313811 isoform X2, which translates to MPVTATMVGAVLGLGTQMYSNALHPWEHVLGMGLGAVFVNQLVKWDAQLQVDLDKMLDKAKAANERRYFDEDED; encoded by the exons atgcctGTGACGGCGACGATGGTAGGAGCGGTACTAGGGTTGGGTACACAGATGTACTCTAATGCCCTCC ATCCATGGGAGCATGTATTGGGTATGGGTCTTGGAGCTGTATTCGTAAATCAGCTGGTCAAATGGGATGCTCAGCTTCAAGTTGATCTTGACAAGATGCTTGACAAAGCTAAGGCTGCTAATGAGCGTCGCTACTTTG ATGAAGATGAGGATTAG
- the LOC113313811 gene encoding uncharacterized protein LOC113313811 isoform X1: MPVTATMVGAVLGLGTQMYSNALRKLPYMRHPWEHVLGMGLGAVFVNQLVKWDAQLQVDLDKMLDKAKAANERRYFDEDED; encoded by the exons atgcctGTGACGGCGACGATGGTAGGAGCGGTACTAGGGTTGGGTACACAGATGTACTCTAATGCCCTCCGTAAACTTCCTTACATGAGGC ATCCATGGGAGCATGTATTGGGTATGGGTCTTGGAGCTGTATTCGTAAATCAGCTGGTCAAATGGGATGCTCAGCTTCAAGTTGATCTTGACAAGATGCTTGACAAAGCTAAGGCTGCTAATGAGCGTCGCTACTTTG ATGAAGATGAGGATTAG
- the LOC113358928 gene encoding serine/threonine-protein kinase rio1-like — protein MGWGIIRKTFLRGGVKYRKISSSFFFGGSSILTSIVQSLELIGILWSNVTTPPPPPPQFSKREQLPRLTRNWAERYRVHLLNQAVIVLIRWKRIIVWTASNPLKDFSGSLRVIDVSQSVDLDHPLASYFLCLDCKHVSDFFRKNGVKVLSTRELFDFIVDSSITDESVHSYLEEVQREILVWRDAMSRLISVEVNNLASSSFSKLRRNSKTLQLLSGDTVGLLYLSPAPKQLLKLPEKSGTNDTSTGQTNNFGTESGTDEDKEENNDDDDSSDSEGLEPYDTRKEGTREAVIPADKKAARKENKKKVKEEKREARKTKTPKAERKKKKKLSKNIKAR, from the exons ATGGGATGGGGGATAATCAGAAAAACGTTCCTTCGAGGAGGTGTGAAATATCgaaaaatttcttcttcatttttctttggaGGCAGCAGCATTCTTACTTCCATTGTACAATCTCTAGAACTAATTGGCATCCTGTGGTCTAATgtaacaacaccaccaccaccaccaccccaat TTAGCAAGCGAGAACAACTGCCCCGACTTACTCGTAATTGGGCCGAGAGGTACAG GGTCCATTTGCTAAACCAGGCTGTCATTGTTCTTATCAG ATGGAAGAGAATAATTGTATGGACTGCTTCTAATCCACTTAAAGATTTCTCTGGTAGCTTGCGCGTTATTGATGTTTCCCAATCTGTGGACCTTGACCACCCTCTTGCCTCATACTTCTTATGTTTAGATTGCAAACATGTTTCT GATTTTTTCAGAAAGAATGGTGTGAAAGTTTTGAGCACACGAGAACTGTTCGATTTTATAGTAGATTCATCTATTACTGATGAATCTGTGCATTCTTATTTGGAAGAG GTTCAACGGGAAATTTTGGTTTGGAGAGATGCGATGTCCAGGCTGATCTCTGTGGAGGTAAATAATCTCGCATCAAGTTCATTTTCAAAGTTAAGAAGAAATTCGAAAACCTTACAACTCTTATCTGGTGACACCGTAGGTTTGCTTTATCTTTCCCCAGCTCCAAAACAATTATTAAAGCTGCCAGAGAAATCGGGCACGAATGATACCTCTACTGGACAAACGAACAACTTCGGAACCGAATCTGGAACAGATGAAGACAAGGAGGagaacaatgatgatgatgattctagTGATTCAGAAGGATTAGAGCCATATGATACTAGGAAGGAGGGTACAAGGGAGGCAGTAATCCCTGCAGATAAAAAGGCAGCTCGAAAAGAGAACAAGAAAAAAGTGAAAGAAGAGAAGAGAGAAGCTCGCAAGACCAAAACCCCAAAAGCtgagaggaaaaagaagaagaagctgtCCAAAAACATCAAAGCCAGGTAG
- the LOC113313828 gene encoding transcription factor bHLH62-like isoform X2 encodes MEKEKYFRGNSPPQLMDIQIGHHHHEQYGNFLNLNWDNSMDQNAPFESALSSIVSSPVGSNSSSLPPPQQNSENVVIRELIGRLGSICNSGEISPHSGYINVNNGGNNSTNTSCYSTPLNSPPKLNLSMMDHQLRGNLANSAQTHHQPLAPFPSDPGFAERAARLSCFGTRTFGNLSSSSPSQFGLNEPELSASTYRSNNQNPSNGKLSRVSSSQSLKATGSHQENNNNNISNKDFSQLQDMILDNEMRSAADRRLSSRSTTPEKNAEFNQEDSSISEQIPEIGLKVGNDHAASNGRKRKAASKGKTKETRAIPSTKEIKNTKEDDNSEAKKSKSGDNDEKTKAEPPKDYIHVRARRGQATDSHSLAERVRREKISERMKFLQDLVPGCNKVTGKAVMLDEIINYVQSLQRQVEFLSMKLSTVNPRLDFNMEALLSKDILHPRGGSFPHPNYPIDASVAAAFPYGHQPSQHHVQNLQQQNGITIGTENHCPLDAALRRNLGMQLPSLDGFCESAAQLGAFWEDDLQSVVQMGFGGQNQGQETRYHPQNSHGLPSTHMKVEL; translated from the exons ATGGAGAAGGAGAAGTATTTCAGAGGCAATTCACCACCACAATTGATGGATATTCAAATTGGTCATCATCATCATGAACAATATGGGAATTTCTTGAACTTGAATTGGGATAATTCAATGGATCAAAATGCTCCATTTGAATCTGCTCtgagttcaattgtgtcttcccctgtcggttcaaattcttcatcattaccaccaccacaacaAAATTCTGAAAATGTTGTTATCAGAGAATTGATTGGTAGATTAGGAAGTATTTGTAATTCTGGTGAAATTTCACCTCATTCTGGTTACATTAATGTCAATAATGGTGGGAATAATAGTACTAATACTTCTTGTTATAGTACGCCATTAAATTCACCACCAAAACTCAACCTTTCTATGATGGATCATCAATTGAGAGGAAATTTGGCAAATTCAGCTCAAACGCATCATCAGCCATTAGCTCCATTTCCATCTGATCCTGGTTTCGCAGAAAGGGCAGCAAGATTATCTTGTTTCGGAACGAGAACTTTCGgcaatttatcatcatcatcaccatcgcAATTCGGTTTGAATGAACCTGAATTGTCAGCTTCTACTTACAGATCTAATAACCAGAACCCATCAAATGGAAAACTTTCTAGAGTTTCTAGCAGTCAATCTCTGAAAGCTACTGGATCACATCaagagaataataataataatattagtaATAAAGATTTTAGTCAATTACAAGATATGATTTTAGATAATGAAATGAGATCTGCTGCTGATAGAAGATTATCATCAAGGTCTACTACACCTGAAAAGAATGCTGAATTCAACCAAGAAGATTCTTCAATTTCAGAACAGATCCCAGAAATTGGCTTGAAAGTCGGTAATGATCATGCTGCCAGTAATGGCAGAAAAAGAAAAGCGGCTTcgaaaggaaaaactaaagaaactCGTGCAATTCCTTCCACCAAAGAAATCAAG AATACCAAGGAAGATGATAATTCGGAAGCGAAAAAGAGCAAATCAGGTGACAatgatgagaaaacaaaag CTGAACCACCAAAGGATTATATTCATGTTAGAGCAAGGAGAGGACAAGCTACTGACAGTCATAGTCTTGCTGAAAGA GTTCGACGTGAAAAGATAAGCGAAAGAATGAAATTTCTTCAGGATCTTGTTCCTGGTTGCAACAAG GTAACTGGAAAAGCAGTTATGCTCGACGAAATTATAAACTATGTGCAGTCATTGCAAAGACAAGTTGAG TTCCTATCCATGAAGTTATCTACTGTGAATCCAAGACTAGACTTTAACATGGAGGCACTACTCTCTAAGGAT ATTCTTCACCCCCGCGGCGGGTCATTTCCACATCCAAATTACCCAATAGATGCATCTGTTGCAGCTGCATTTCCTTATGGTCACCAGCCTAGTCAACATCATGTACAAAATTTACAACAACAAAATGGAATCACCATTGGAACAGAGAATCACTGTCCATTAGATGCTGCATTACGGCGGAATCTAGGAATGCAATTACCTTCTCTTGATGGGTTCTGCGAATCCGCAGCTCAG CTTGGAGCATTTTGGGAGGATGATCTCCAAAGTGTTGTTCAAATGGGTTTCGgcggccagaatcaaggccaagaAACAAGATATCATCCGCAGAATTCCCACG GACTTCCTTCAACTCACATGAAAGTTGAACTTTGA
- the LOC113313828 gene encoding transcription factor bHLH62-like isoform X1 gives MEKEKYFRGNSPPQLMDIQIGHHHHEQYGNFLNLNWDNSMDQNAPFESALSSIVSSPVGSNSSSLPPPQQNSENVVIRELIGRLGSICNSGEISPHSGYINVNNGGNNSTNTSCYSTPLNSPPKLNLSMMDHQLRGNLANSAQTHHQPLAPFPSDPGFAERAARLSCFGTRTFGNLSSSSPSQFGLNEPELSASTYRSNNQNPSNGKLSRVSSSQSLKATGSHQENNNNNISNKDFSQLQDMILDNEMRSAADRRLSSRSTTPEKNAEFNQEDSSISEQIPEIGLKVGNDHAASNGRKRKAASKGKTKETRAIPSTKEIKNTKEDDNSEAKKSKSGDNDEKTKADSGEGSQKSKDNNQKPPEPPKDYIHVRARRGQATDSHSLAERVRREKISERMKFLQDLVPGCNKVTGKAVMLDEIINYVQSLQRQVEFLSMKLSTVNPRLDFNMEALLSKDILHPRGGSFPHPNYPIDASVAAAFPYGHQPSQHHVQNLQQQNGITIGTENHCPLDAALRRNLGMQLPSLDGFCESAAQLGAFWEDDLQSVVQMGFGGQNQGQETRYHPQNSHGLPSTHMKVEL, from the exons ATGGAGAAGGAGAAGTATTTCAGAGGCAATTCACCACCACAATTGATGGATATTCAAATTGGTCATCATCATCATGAACAATATGGGAATTTCTTGAACTTGAATTGGGATAATTCAATGGATCAAAATGCTCCATTTGAATCTGCTCtgagttcaattgtgtcttcccctgtcggttcaaattcttcatcattaccaccaccacaacaAAATTCTGAAAATGTTGTTATCAGAGAATTGATTGGTAGATTAGGAAGTATTTGTAATTCTGGTGAAATTTCACCTCATTCTGGTTACATTAATGTCAATAATGGTGGGAATAATAGTACTAATACTTCTTGTTATAGTACGCCATTAAATTCACCACCAAAACTCAACCTTTCTATGATGGATCATCAATTGAGAGGAAATTTGGCAAATTCAGCTCAAACGCATCATCAGCCATTAGCTCCATTTCCATCTGATCCTGGTTTCGCAGAAAGGGCAGCAAGATTATCTTGTTTCGGAACGAGAACTTTCGgcaatttatcatcatcatcaccatcgcAATTCGGTTTGAATGAACCTGAATTGTCAGCTTCTACTTACAGATCTAATAACCAGAACCCATCAAATGGAAAACTTTCTAGAGTTTCTAGCAGTCAATCTCTGAAAGCTACTGGATCACATCaagagaataataataataatattagtaATAAAGATTTTAGTCAATTACAAGATATGATTTTAGATAATGAAATGAGATCTGCTGCTGATAGAAGATTATCATCAAGGTCTACTACACCTGAAAAGAATGCTGAATTCAACCAAGAAGATTCTTCAATTTCAGAACAGATCCCAGAAATTGGCTTGAAAGTCGGTAATGATCATGCTGCCAGTAATGGCAGAAAAAGAAAAGCGGCTTcgaaaggaaaaactaaagaaactCGTGCAATTCCTTCCACCAAAGAAATCAAG AATACCAAGGAAGATGATAATTCGGAAGCGAAAAAGAGCAAATCAGGTGACAatgatgagaaaacaaaagctgatAGCGGAGAAGGATCTCAGAAGAGTAAGGATAATAATCAGAAACCTCCTGAACCACCAAAGGATTATATTCATGTTAGAGCAAGGAGAGGACAAGCTACTGACAGTCATAGTCTTGCTGAAAGA GTTCGACGTGAAAAGATAAGCGAAAGAATGAAATTTCTTCAGGATCTTGTTCCTGGTTGCAACAAG GTAACTGGAAAAGCAGTTATGCTCGACGAAATTATAAACTATGTGCAGTCATTGCAAAGACAAGTTGAG TTCCTATCCATGAAGTTATCTACTGTGAATCCAAGACTAGACTTTAACATGGAGGCACTACTCTCTAAGGAT ATTCTTCACCCCCGCGGCGGGTCATTTCCACATCCAAATTACCCAATAGATGCATCTGTTGCAGCTGCATTTCCTTATGGTCACCAGCCTAGTCAACATCATGTACAAAATTTACAACAACAAAATGGAATCACCATTGGAACAGAGAATCACTGTCCATTAGATGCTGCATTACGGCGGAATCTAGGAATGCAATTACCTTCTCTTGATGGGTTCTGCGAATCCGCAGCTCAG CTTGGAGCATTTTGGGAGGATGATCTCCAAAGTGTTGTTCAAATGGGTTTCGgcggccagaatcaaggccaagaAACAAGATATCATCCGCAGAATTCCCACG GACTTCCTTCAACTCACATGAAAGTTGAACTTTGA